From a single Meles meles chromosome 21, mMelMel3.1 paternal haplotype, whole genome shotgun sequence genomic region:
- the AUTS2 gene encoding autism susceptibility gene 2 protein isoform X6, translated as MIKSSWFYVKFKYAEKLKPGQNSCRDRDSDSGESKGFHRSSSRERLSDSSPPSSLGTGYFCDSDSDQEEKASDASSEKLFNTVIVNKDPDSGVGALPDRDSQDAGPIVPKISGLERSQEKSQDCCKEPIFEPVVLKDPCPQVPQPLPQPQAEPQPRAPSPDPDLVQRTEAPPQPPRPSTQPPQAPPEAQPQPAPQPAVQRPPRPQSPAQLLHQSIPAVQAHPSSQSLAQPLSAYNSSSLSLNSLSSSRSSTPAKTQPAPPHISHHPSASPFPLSLPSHSPLHSFTPTLQPPAHSHHPNMFAPPTALPPPPPLTSGSLQVPGHPAGSTYSEQDILRQELNTRFLASQSADRGASLGPPPYLRTEFHQHQHQHQHTHQHTHQHTFTPFPHAIPPTAIMPTPAPPMVRTPGRNFDKYPTKVDPFYRHSLFHSYPPAVSGIPPMIPPTGPFGSLQGAFQPKTSNPIDVAARPGTVPHTLLQKDPRLTDPFRPMLRKPGKWCAVHVHIAWQIYHHQQKVKKQMQSDPHKLDFGLKPEFLSRPPGPSLFGAIHHPHDLARPSTLFSAAGAAHPTGTPFGPPPHHSNFLNPAAHLEPFNRPSTFTGLAAVGGNAFGGLGNPSVTPNSMFGHKDGPSVQNFSNPHEPWNRLHRTPPSFPTPPPWLKPGELERSASAAAHDRDRDVDKRDSSVSKDDKERESVEKRHSSHPSPAPVLPASALGPNRSSAEQMRGHLNTEAREKDKSKERERDHSESRKDLAADEHKAKEGHLPEKDSHGHEGRAVGEEAKQLARVPSPYVRTPVLESARPNSTSSREAEPRKGEPAYENPKKGSEVKVKEERKEDHDLPPEAPQTHRPSEPPPPSSSSGVHPGPLASMPMTVGVTGIHPMNSISSLDRTRMMTPFMGISPIPGGERFPYPSFHWDPIRDPLRDPYRELDIHRRDPLGRDFLLRNDPLHRLSTPRLYEADRSFRDREPHDYNHHHHHHHHPLSVDPRREHERGAHLDERERLHMLREDYEHTRLHSVHPASLDGHLPHPSLITPGLPSMHYPRISPTAGHQNGLLNKTPPTAALSAPPPLISTLGGRPVSPRRTTPLSAEMRERPPSHTLKDIEAR; from the exons ATCCGGACTCAGGGGTGGGCGCGCTCCCAGACCGTGACAGCCAGGATGCGGGGCCGATTGTCCCCAAGATATCGGGTCTAGAGAGAAGCCAGGAGAAGAGCCAGGACTGTTGCAAAGAGCCGATCTTTGAGCCCGTGGTGCTGAAAGACCCCTGCCCTCAGGTCCCTCAGCcgctgccccagccccaggcggAGCCCCAGCCCCGAGCTCCTTCTCCAGATCCCGACCTGGTGCAGCGCACGGAGGCACCCCCTCAGCCCCCACGTCCAAGCACACAGCCGCCACAGGCGCCCCCGGAGGCCCAGCCTCAGCCCGCCCCTCAGCCTGCAGTGCAGAGGCCGCCGCGGCCGCAGTCCCCGGCCCAGCTGCTGCACCAGAGCATCCCGGCCGTGCAGGCGCACCCCTCGTCCCAGAGCCTCGCCCAGCCCTTGTCGGCCTACAACAGCAGCAGCTTGAGCCTCAACAGCCTAAG CAGTAGCAGAAGCAGCACGCCGGCGAAGACTCAGCCCGCCCCTCCTCACATCTCTCACCACCCCTCGGCCTCCCcgttccccctctccctgcccagccacAGCCCCCTGCACAGCTTCACGCCCACCCTCCAGCCCCCCGCACACTCACATCACCCCAATATGTTTGCCCCTCCCACGGCTTTGCCTCCCCCACCGCCGCTGACTTCAGGGAGTCTGCAGGTCCCGGGACACCCGGCCGGAAGCACTTACTCAG AGCAAGACATCTTGCGGCAGGAACTGAACACGCGTTTTCTGGCGTCTCAGAGTGCGGACCGCGGGGCTTCCCTGGGCCCCCCGCCCTACCTGCGGACCGAGttccaccagcaccagcaccagcaccagcacacGCACCAGCACACGCACCAGCACACCTTCACGCCGTTCCCCCACGCCATCCCGCCCACCGCCATCATGCCGACGCCAGCACCTCCCATGGTGCGTACCCCAGGCAGAAAT TTTGACAAATACCCTACAAAAGTTGACCCATTCTACCGGCACAGT CTTTTCCATTCCTACCCTCCCGCGGTGTCGGGCATCCCCCCTATGATTCCACCCACCGGCCCGTTCGGTTCACTACAAGGAGCGTTTCAGCCCAAG ACATCCAACCCTATCGATGTTGCTGCTCGACCCGGGACAGTCCCACACACACTGCTCCAGAAGGACCCCAGG TTGACAGATCCTTTCAGACCTATGTTAAGG aAGCCGGGGAAGTGGTGTGCCGTGCACGTTCATATCGCCTGGCAGATTTACCACCACCAGCAGAAGGTCAAG AAACAGATGCAGTCAGACCCACATAAGCTGGACTTCGGATTGAAACCCGAGTTCCTGAGCCGCCCCCCGGGCCCCAGCCTCTTTGGAGCCATCCACCACCCCCATGACCTGGCCCGACCTTCAACTTTGTTCTCTGCCGCTG GTGCTGCACACCCAACTGGGACCCCTTTTGGGCCACCCCCCCACCACAGCAACTTCCTTAACCCTGCTGCTCACCTGG AGCCTTTTAACCGTCCGTCTACGTTCACTGGCCTCGCAGCAGTTGGTGGCAATGCCTTCGGGGGACTTGGAAACCCTTCAGTTA CACCCAACTCAATGTTCGGCCACAAGGATGGCCCCAGTGTGCAGAACTTTAGCAACCCTCACGAACCCTGGAACCGGCTCCACCGCACGCCTCCGTCGTTCCCGACCCCTCCGCCCTGGCTGAAGCCAGGGGAGCTGGAGCGTAGCGCGTCCGCTGCAGCTCATGACAGAGATAGAGATGTAGATAAACGAGACTCCTCCGTTAGTAAAGATGACAAAGAAAG gGAAAGCGTTGAGAAGAGACACTCCAGCCACCCTTCACCAGCACCCGTCCTCCCGGCCAGCGCCCTGGGACCTAACCGTAGCTCCGCTGAACAGATGAGGGGTCATTTGAACACTGAGGCGCGTGAGAAAGACAAatccaaagagagggagagagaccactCGGAGTCCCGCAAGGACCTGGCCGCCGACGAGCACAAGGCGAAGGAGGGCCACCTGCCCGAGAAGGACAGCCACGGCCACGAGGGGCGAGCCGTGGGCGAAGAGGCCAAGCAGCTGGCCCGGGTGCCGTCGCCCTATGTGCGGACCCCCGTGCTGGAGAGCGCCAGGCCCAACAGCACCTCGAGCCGCGAGGCTGAGCCACGCAAGGGCGAGCCCGCCTACGAGAACCCCAAGAAGGGCTCGGAGGTCAAGGTGAAGGAGGAGCGCAAGGAGGACCACGacctgcctccagaggccccgCAGACCCACCGGCCGTCGGAGCCGCCGCCTCCAAGCTCCTCGTCCGGCGTGCACCCGGGGCCCCTGGCGTCGATGCCCATGACGGTGGGGGTGACTGGCATCCACCCCATGAACAGCATCAGCAGCCTGGACAGGACACGCATGATGACTCCCTTTATGGGCATCAGTCCCATCCCGGGCGGAGAGCGGTTCCCGTACCCTTCTTTCCACTGGGACCCCATACGGGACCCGCTGAGGGATCCCTACCGAGAACTGGACATTCACCGCAGAGACCCGCTGGGCAGGGACTTCCTGCTGAGGAACGACCCCCTCCACCGTCTCTCGACCCCCCGGCTGTACGAAGCTGACCGCTCCTTCCGGGACAGGGAGCCTCACGactacaaccaccaccaccaccaccaccaccacccgctGTCCGTGGACCCTCGGCGGGAACACGAGCGCGGGGCGCACTTGGACGAGCGGGAGCGCCTGCACATGCTCCGAGAGGACTACGAGCACACGCGGCTGCACTCGGTGCACCCCGCCTCCCTGGACGGACACCTGCCGCACCCCAGCCTCATCACGCCGGGGCTCCCCAGCATGCACTACCCCCGGATCAGCCCCACGGCGGGCCACCAGAACGGACTGCTCAACAAGACCCCTCCGACGGCCGCGCTGAGTGCGCCCCCGCCGCTCATCTCCACGCTGGGGGGCCGCCCCGTCTCGCCCCGCAGGACTACTCCTCTGTCCGCAGAGATGAGGGAGAGGCCCCCTTCCCACACTCTGAAGGACATCGAAGCTCGGTAA